The segment CCGTGCCGCCCCGCCTCGTAGCTGTCAGCAAGACCAAGCCCCCCGAGATGGTCGTGGAGGCCTACAGACAAGGGCAGCGGAACTTTGGAGAGAATTATGTGAGTGTAACATGCTGCTGGTGTGGATCAATCCAAACTTTACAAGAACACAGGAAGGTCTCAGGGGAAGGAAATTGTAGAAACTGACCTGGTCCTTTATGTCCACTCCAGGTCAACGAACTGGTGGACAAAGCTTCAGATCCTCTGGTAGGGCTACATCAGTACAATTGACCTTTTTCTCCACTGTGACAGATTAATACAGCGTTTCTTTTGTCCTCATCAAGATTCTAGACTTGTGTCCAGACATCAAGTGGCACTTCATAGGCCATCTGCAGAAGAACAATGTCAACAAGCTTCTGGGTGAGGTGTCGCCTCCTGTGCTGCTCCAGCTGCATGTGAGGAAGGCCCTGAACTGAGTCTCGTGGTTCTGTTCCCCAGGCGTGCCAAACCTCTTTCTCGTGGAGACGGTCGACTCGGCCAAACTGGCCGACAAGGTCAACAGCTCGTGGCAGCGTGTCAGAGGAGCCGGTGCGCAGAGGTTAAAGGTCATGGTGCAGCTCAACACCAGCGGCGAGCAGAGTGAGCGTCGATCCCTCGGCTTTGAATCTTCCGCTCTGGCCCGGCGAGCCCAAACGTTCACGTCTACCGACCGTGTGTTGCAGGTAAACGCGGGCTTCCGCCGGAGGAGACGGTGAAGACGGTGAAACACATCGTGTCCCAGTGCGCCGCCCTGCACTTCTCAGGACTCATGACCATCGGGCGCTATGGCTACGACCTCTCCCTGGGCCCCAATCCAGACTTCCAGGTACAAGATGGTGTTTCACATTCAAGCTAAACTACACATTAGATCAGTACTGTAGCTTTAACAGATGTGATGGTTCTGATCAGGACTGAAGTggaaaattatattaatattttgtggCCATTTTTTGCCGCTGACATTTTGTCCTCTGAAGGACACCAGAGAAACTTTTCAAAAACCAAAAATCCTTCTAGAAATATGTGCATCTCAAAGTAGATAAATTCACCCCACAAGAACATCAGTATCAGTGTTCCTATTAGGGCTGCTCAATTAATCAAATTTTAATCTCGATCACGATTTTGGCTGCCACGATTAAACGAGCATGATCGTCCGCGATATTGAGgtttaaaatgctgctctgcCACACATCAAATCAAGCGCTTCCTCAACTAACGGAGAACGAGATGGGAGGTGTCTTGCGCGCGCACCTTGCAGCGGCagcctaaaaaaaaagttgtgtctGCAGTCGACTCCGGTtagtagaagaggagagagacaacagaacagagagcagaggtaCCGGGTGTCGTGTGAAAGGTCATCACATGTCAGGAGCAGAAGGCGAGGAGCTAGTCCCTCAATAGGATCATCGTCTGTTGTCTGGAAGGTTTTTGGATTTAGGGCAAGTGATGTTAACCAAGAACAAATCACGTGCACAGAGTGCGTTAGAGTTGTGTCTGCGCTGCATAGCAACACAACTAACGTGTTCAACCACCTGAACAATCACCACAAACCACAGTACGACGAatgcatgaaggctaaagctaacagtACCTCACTGGACCTCCGTCCATGTCCAACGTCGACACAGAAAACCATAAACGCGACCCTGCATAGCGCGACAGCGTATCCATCCGCCTCCCAAAGGCAAGCCctttattttgggtaaacattttaattatattttgctTTAGGTGAATAAGAACCgtatatgttttattgtgaTGCAAAGATGTGTACATTACTGGAACGTGTGAAAGTGAAAGCAGagttcttgttcatttaaacgTGAAAGCgcaataaaaagatgttgtccCTAAAATTATTGCACAATCgtgatctcaatattgatcaaaataaTCGTGATTATGATTTTGGCCATAATCGAGCAGCCCTAGTTCCTATGGGCTGATAAAGGTACATTAATTAGGTTGGAGGTCATGGGggaacggtgtgtgtgtgttttaacatcTCAACACGTCTTAGATGCTGCTGAGCCGGAGGCAGGAGGTGTGTGACGGCCTGGAGCTgcctctggaggaggtggagctcaGCATGGGTATGTCCACGGACTTTGAACACGCGGTGAGTATCTGCATTTATGAACTCTAGTTCAGCACAAATATGGAAGACATGATGAAATGGTTTGATTCTGTAGCTGAGGAGTCTTCATCATTGCACAGCCCTGTGGTCCAcaagtgttgtttttaaatatgctcTATGGATTGGATCATCGCTTGTGAGTCGGTAAAGTCTACAAGCTAAAGCGAGTGTTTTCGTTTCCCTGGAAACAGACATTTGATAGGCTGGCGTTGGAGAGGATGTGGGCGGAACTCCAACTATGCACAAACAGAAGCATAGTTGTTATAACTAATACATGAAACCACTTGTATAGGGCAAGTTAATATTGACTAATAGATTTGTGACTCACTTGCCCAACTGGGCAAATGCatcaaataaacatgaatatagATTCAGCTAAGTTGTGTACATGATCAATGACACATGAGCCctctctcctcgcctcctccgcTCCTGGATCTAAGAGGCAAGGAAAGGAATCGAGGAGACACAAAATAAGACTGATGTGTTAACGGAAGCTTTTCCCTGCACCTCCGTTCCGGTCCTCCATGTATTGAAGATCGAGGTGGGCGCCACCAACGTGCGAGTGGGCAGCGTCATCTTCGGCAACAGGGAGTACCCCAACAGCGCCGCCAACACTCCGAACCCCAGCCCGGCCCCCAGCCCCGAGAAGACCAGCAAGAAGGTGTCCGAGGAGGCCGCCACCAAGATGCAGCACCTCACTGTGTCTGAACACTAAGAAGAAATAACCTTCatgggaaaacaaaaaaaacaaccgtcTTCACACGCAAACTGAATAGAGCAGTGAAGCAGATCATCTCCACAGAGCCGCATGGAGCTAGGAGTGCACGAGTGTTGCATCATTTGAAAGTGACGCCCTAATCCTCTTCACTTGTTGTGCCCTTCTTGCTCTTTTAAGCATTAACAAGTGGCATtcagtaccttttttaaagtagTGTGTTACTAACCTTTAGTGCTCTGACTTCCTCCCCGCGGAGCTCTCTCTCCTACAAGATAGATGTACAACCACTGAAAACAGGGTGACGTGGGAACGACTTCACAGGAGTTCCCGATATATCTGTTGTGCTGACGTGACATTTTCTACCTTTCCAACCCCGACGTGTTGAAATGTGCTCGGTTGTGTACAGTGTCCCAGATGTTGTACAGATGAAACTGAAGACTTGATTTAATAAACCATTTATCCCTTTTATAATGACATAGTATTGTGTGTTTGAAATGGTTTCTTATGTTGTGTCCGATCTCTATTCTTGATATTAACGAGAGAAAAGGGTTTTGAGACGAGGGGGAGTGAATCCATGCAGAGTGAGCTTTGGTGCTCTAGCTGCAGTGGCGTGGCACTGATTCAGTTCACTTTGTTGTGTtcagcccaaaatcacacattAGCCTCAGAGGACGTCCCGGACCTTTGGGCTGGGCAGAAGTCATGTGTACCAGACTGTCTTCAACCATGTCTCAAGGTCGGTGCTTTTAATGTCCGTGATGTATAAAGAGAGTGACTGAGGCCAAAGCCAAGCAATAATTCTGTTGAAAGGTGTAGTTCTTGTAATGGGCACAAATGACAGTTTGGCCAAAATGTCTTTATTAAGCACATGGAGGTGACATCTGGACCACAATGAAAATACCAGTCTAAGAGTAACTTGAactatttgaaaaaaatatttaatgcctgaaaaaaaaaaaaacactcacgaTATTCCCTTTAAATGACTCATGAATCTGAATTAGCAGAATTTTAAAAGTATCAAAATTGATAAGTGGAACCCCAAATAGCTCACGATAATGACGGTACACTTGTTTAAGCTCCGCAATAAATACGTGTTTGAGGAAACGAATCTTGGTGacaactggaaaaacaaacgcATTTAATCTTTAAAAGGCATTAGAAAACAGTCAATACACTTATTTACAACATACAGTAGAATGCTGTTATTAAGAGGCATCACAAACCCGATGTACAGCACACAGAACTCTATATACAGTCACAAGAAAGATGGAAACACCTCATTCTGTAAGGAGAGAGATGTCAACCATTATAACTTCTCTGAGCAtttatcaaacaggaagtatttATTATGTGCATTAACTATTCATTAAAGAAGTATGTACTTAAATCTTCTTCAGCCAGTAAGCCCATTCCATGAGCGGCACAAAGCTCTGGAAGTGGACCTTCAGTTCAGAACTCTGAACTGAAGAATGAACCTGAAGCTCAACACGTCTTCATGGGATTAGAATTCATTTATAATCACTTAATACATGTTTCATTACAGTACAGCTTTGTCATACTGTGTTGAGTAATTCATCAGCTACAACTGAATCATGGGAGGTTATAATGgttcacaaatacattaattaacactttaaaatgtcttcaacGCTGCTCACAACTGTATTACTGTGTGTAATAAACCCTTTAAGAAGGGTCTATATCATGCATGCTAAATACAAGCGTTACATAAAGTATAGGGTTAGAGAACCTGGGAATAGATTGGATCAACGGACCGCACGTATTCATTAAAAGGTGAGAAACCAAATAGACGGCTGGTTTAAAGAGGACTTGGCTTCTTTAAGATCTGGAGGGGGGCACAATCTAGATTTGACTTTGTTTAACTTCTTGTCATTCTCTCTGAGTGGTCAGCTGAACTTTCACTCTGTGAACTCCAATTATGAAAAATTCCTACTATACCTACATGTgttatataacatttaaaataatttggcATCTTTTTAGGTGGCAAGAGTGAAGATGAGACAGTTGGAGAACAATTCTATAAAGAAAAATAGGCTCTACAGGATGACATTTTTCCCAAATGATGTTTAGTCATTCTATTATCTGAAAATGCTTGAAAAATAGTGCATATAGCTACCGTGAAtgggaaaaatgtgtgtgtgtgtgtgtgtgtgtgtgtgtgtgtgtgtgtgtgtgtatgtgtttgtgtgtgtgtgtgtgtgtgtgtgtctgccctttcagtgtttctgtgtactgtttttgttgtaatataaataaggaaaataaaatctatcaatacaaaataaaaaaggcctgTTAATAAAACTACGTGCAACAATTTGACCTCCATAGAGGCATGTATCAATAAAGCAATTATCCTCATTCCTACATATCATTCACTCCTGTCTACAAACATCTCAGTTCACTAATGTCTGCTTCTTCTTGAGCTGAGGACAGAACACGCGACATGTCCAGCGTTGTCAGGGCAACGAACACAACGAAACAGCAGCCATAATATAGCCTGAACCCCGTGTGAGGTCACACAGACTCAGGTGACATGTGCCTGTGTGGATTGGCTCTAGTGGCTGATGTCAGGAGTGCGTCTCCTACCAGGCGTCTCTACGTTGTGGGTGGGAGGAGGCGTCTCTCCATTCTGGTCCGCCAATGACGGCGACTCGCGTTGACGCCGCGCCCCGACGCGGCCGCCGCTCACACGGACGTTACACCAGTTTCTTGGCCTCAAAGAAGCTTTTGAGGTGCTTCATCTGCCAAATGCCggtgacgaggaggatgagCGTCTGAGCGATGGACCACCAGAGCACACGCTGGTTGGTGCTCTCACTCGTCGTGCGGAAGCGCTCCTCTCGATACTGCAGGAGACACCAATGATCAGCCTCACACAAAGATGGCTGCCTCTTCCAGATAGACTGAGCTAAATAATTCCTAAACCAAGAGAGTCTCTTGTATCTTTACAGTGACAAAGGTTTCTCCTCATTGTGATGATGATATATTTGCAATATTGCTCTGTTAAAATCAGACAAGTTTATCTCAAAGGAGGAGAATTTGGATCTTTTCTGCTGAGTCATCATGAGTACCATTAGGACTAAAAAGCAGCTCCCTCTTTTATGGCCTACTTACTCGGTCCTGACGTTCCTTCATTTAATTTGGGTAAACAAGCATCATCAGTTTTCAATCTGGATTTCCTCCCTTTAAAGCTTGTTTTGTTGAACTCTGCTTAACTAATTTTAGTTTAAATGACTAATCCTAGTTTAAATGACTAATCCTAGTTTAAATGACCCTGGTTGGTGTGCTGGTGTTTCTTTTACTGACCCTCTGGTAGTTCTGCTCCTTCTGGATCTGCTCCACTTGGTCCAGCAGCTGTCGGACTCGCAGCTGCAGCTCCGTGAGTTTGTCCTTCGCAGCGATTTCAGggtagttgtttgtgtgttctccGACCTGAATATCCAGATGCACTTTCTGCGACATGAATGGAAATCAACAGGAACAGAAATTACAAATAAGGTGTTTCATAAAAACAGTTGGGATCTGCACTGGTGGTCCATGAACATCATTGTTGGTATTGTCCCGAGTATTCAGCCTCCTCTGGAGATAATGGGATGTTTAACGTCAAGGATGCTGgctattattattcatgtttccTTTCACTTCCTGTATTTTTGGAGATATGCCAAAAGGTTAGTACAACAGTAATAAATGCCTCCGTAAGACCTTTTTCACTGCAGGTTACCAAATAGTGGCTTCAGAACCAGAACTGACTACTTATGGATCCGTCTGATGACCCATTCTAGACCTTGTGCTCTTGGTTGATTCCTTTCTCCTCACTTTAAAATGCAGGAGAAGTTCACAGGGCAAAAACGATAGTATGTGCACTATTACTGTTATGGGTGTTTCTTTCATTCTATTTAACAGGTGTTTATCGCTTTGCCTGACCAAATTCCAAACCATAGCCCCATACTTTATATCTTcaactgcatttattattaCCATTCTTGCATTTTTGTACACATAATCATAGATCCCACTTTCAGCGTTATTtgcattgttgttattttacatattgttaggttgtagtggattttatatatatttgcacatgtagataagagaagtttatgttttaaattaatacataaaggaagatatgataattaatttgggatattatgaggaatattctggaggaatgtattgtgaaacataagagaggatcactgttttattattctgttttaatgacaaatgtaatgattaactgtatgatgcatgagaatgaatgaatgttttattgtttagacaatagttaaaatggatgccgattgaaacctaatgtgttgcttttattcggaaggcaggataatagggttttattgtgaaggggaacttcctgtccttgaccggaagagtgagctttgacctcgcc is part of the Cyclopterus lumpus isolate fCycLum1 chromosome 7, fCycLum1.pri, whole genome shotgun sequence genome and harbors:
- the plpbp gene encoding pyridoxal phosphate homeostasis protein isoform X2, which gives rise to MVVEAYRQGQRNFGENYVNELVDKASDPLILDLCPDIKWHFIGHLQKNNVNKLLGVPNLFLVETVDSAKLADKVNSSWQRVRGAGAQRLKVMVQLNTSGEQSKRGLPPEETVKTVKHIVSQCAALHFSGLMTIGRYGYDLSLGPNPDFQMLLSRRQEVCDGLELPLEEVELSMGMSTDFEHAIEVGATNVRVGSVIFGNREYPNSAANTPNPSPAPSPEKTSKKVSEEAATKMQHLTVSEH
- the plpbp gene encoding pyridoxal phosphate homeostasis protein isoform X1; protein product: MWKVAMSEEVGKALQAVVERLNQAAARRPKTLPAVPPRLVAVSKTKPPEMVVEAYRQGQRNFGENYVNELVDKASDPLILDLCPDIKWHFIGHLQKNNVNKLLGVPNLFLVETVDSAKLADKVNSSWQRVRGAGAQRLKVMVQLNTSGEQSKRGLPPEETVKTVKHIVSQCAALHFSGLMTIGRYGYDLSLGPNPDFQMLLSRRQEVCDGLELPLEEVELSMGMSTDFEHAIEVGATNVRVGSVIFGNREYPNSAANTPNPSPAPSPEKTSKKVSEEAATKMQHLTVSEH